The genomic region AGCAGCCCGTTGTGCAGCGGGAAGAACGGCAGGAACCCGAGCCCGAACCTCCGGGCCGCCGGCAGCACCTCGCGCTCTGCGGCACGCGCCAGGAGGCTGTAGTGGTTCTGAGCGGTCACGAACGGGATGCCGTCCCGCGCGGCGGCCGCGAAGTGCGCTTCGGCGATCTGCCAGCCGCTGAGGTTCGAATGTCCGATGTAGCGGACCTTGCCCTCTCGGACGAGATCTCCGAGCGCGTCGAGCGTCTCCTCGATCGGCGTGTCCGGGTCGGGCACGTGCAGCTGGTACAGGTCGATCCAGTCCGTGCGCAGGCGTCGCAGAGAGCCCTCGACCGCGCGACGGATGTAGGACCGCGAGGCCTTCGCGCCCGACGCCGGATAGCCCATGTCGCGCCCGGGATGCCCGAACTTCGTCGCCAGGATGACCTCGTCGCGACGCCCCTCGAGCGCCTGTCCCATGAGGGTCTCGGACTGACCGGGCTCGCCGCCGTACATGTCGGCCGTGTCGAGGAAGGTCACGCCCGCGTCGATGGCTGCGGCGAGCACGTCCCGGGTGCCGTCGAGGGTCTCGGTGCGGGTTCCGGGCCGCCCGAAGTTGTTGCAGCCGAGGCCGACGGCCGAGACGAGGAGGCCGGACGAGCCGGCGCGGCGGAGGGGAACGGAGGCGGTCATCCCTTCACGCTATCCCGCCGAGCGCGACGACGGCCCCCTCCTTGCGGAGAGGGCCGTCGTCGGTGTCCTACTGCTTGGGCGGCTCGGGCGCGGCGGGCGGCTCCTGCGCGGGCGGCTCGGCAGCGGGCGGCTGCGGGGCCGCGGGCGGCGGAGTCGTCGGCGGAGCCGGGGCGGCCGCCGGAGGAGCCGGCGGGGCCGCCGGAGGAGCGGGGGGCGGTGTGTAGCCGGCGGGCGGGGGCGGCGGCGTGGAGCCTGCCGGCGGCGCCGGGTACCCGGCGGGCGGCTGCGCGGCCGTCTGGCCGGCGGCGGCGGCATCCGGCTGGACCGGCACGCCGTCCCACACCGTGGTGTCCTTCAGGAAGCTGTTGCGCCACGGCGACGGCGCGACGGCCGGGTTCCACGTGTCCTTGCCGAAGGCGAGGATGCCCAGCCAGATCAGGGTGCCCACACCGGGGATGAGCCAGATGAGCAGGTAGGGCCAGTCCTTGCCGAGCTTCAGCCCCACACGCCAGCCCGACAGGACCCAGGCCGCGATTCCGAGGAGCCCCAGGATCCAGCCGATGACGGGGATGTTGCCGAGGATCGCCGATGCGGCGAGGGCGCCCAGCATGACCCACGGGGACAGGTCGCCGAGCTTGGCCATGACCATGGAGTTGTAGATCGGGATCCACGCCCGCCACTTGCCCTGGACGCCGGCCTTGTCGAAGACCTTCATCAGGAACCAAGCGCCGATGACGTATCCGGCGATCGCGAGGATGAACAGGATGGGCAGAAGCACGAGCCAGACGGCGACCCAAGCGCCGTAACCGTAATCGTCGTACACGTAGCAACCTTCCGGGTTTCTGGGGAACGTCGAGACGGGCCTCGCCCCAGTACCGCGGGCCCGTCCGCTCATGCTAGCGACGGCGCGGTCCCTTTGTCAGCGATCTCCCAGGATTGGCGGAGATTGTTCGCGCGGTGTTCTTCCCGCCGCCGTCAGGCGAAGAGCAGCAGCTCGCCGTCCGCACCGTCCCCGATGCGCACGCCCGCGTCGCCCGCCCACGCTGCGAACCCGGAGCGTGATCGGATTCGTGGCCGCTGCTCGGCGAGCATCCGCACGAGCTCGCCTTTCGCGTGCTTGTTGAAGTGGTTCAGCGCGCGGACCGCTCCCCCGCCGTCGTCCGTGACGACGCGCACATAGGCGCTGCGGAGGACGGACGGGACCGGACCGAGCGCCCGATACGCCTCGGAGCGCAGATCGAGCACGAACGCAGGCGCATCGGCGGCGAGGGCAGCCGAGACGGCATCCGCCCACACCCTCTTCAGGGGCGGGATGCCGGGCAGAGACGTGCCGGCCGCGAGCCGGTAGCCCGGGATGGGATCGAGAGCGCCGACGGGACCGAACGGCGCCGAGTGGATGAGCACGTGACGGCCGAGCCATCGACGCGCCGCGGCGCCCAGCCCGGCGGCGTCCAGCGCGTCGTAGAGAACGCCCGTGTATCGGTCGACCGCGGCCATCGTCGGCGCCGTGCGCAGTGCTGCGTTGGCGGCGACGTCCGGTCGCTGCTTCGCGCTGAGCTTGAGCACGCGCGCGGCGGCGTCCTCGTCGGCGCTCAGCGCGACGAGGGCATCGGCGACGGCGGCTCGCTGCGGCGCGAGCGCCGCCAGCGCCAGCGTGTCGAACGCCAGCGGGGCTCCGGCCCCGCCGGGGCGCTTCGTCTCGGAGGGGGGAAGGAGGATCAGCATCGTCACCGGGCATGGGAGTGCGCCGCCCGGCGAACCGGACGGCGCACTCTCATATGCTCGTCAGGAGATCAGCGCCGCGTTGCCGGCCACGATCGTCAGTT from Microbacter sp. GSS18 harbors:
- a CDS encoding aldo/keto reductase, which gives rise to MTASVPLRRAGSSGLLVSAVGLGCNNFGRPGTRTETLDGTRDVLAAAIDAGVTFLDTADMYGGEPGQSETLMGQALEGRRDEVILATKFGHPGRDMGYPASGAKASRSYIRRAVEGSLRRLRTDWIDLYQLHVPDPDTPIEETLDALGDLVREGKVRYIGHSNLSGWQIAEAHFAAAARDGIPFVTAQNHYSLLARAAEREVLPAARRFGLGFLPFFPLHNGLLTGKFTRDEAPADTRIMRQREHIWRDAPWDALDEYRAFCDERGITMLEATFGWLLARPELTSVIAGATTPSQVQANAAAATAWTPTAADVAAIDAILPLPADPAAGT
- the yaaA gene encoding peroxide stress protein YaaA, which produces MLILLPPSETKRPGGAGAPLAFDTLALAALAPQRAAVADALVALSADEDAAARVLKLSAKQRPDVAANAALRTAPTMAAVDRYTGVLYDALDAAGLGAAARRWLGRHVLIHSAPFGPVGALDPIPGYRLAAGTSLPGIPPLKRVWADAVSAALAADAPAFVLDLRSEAYRALGPVPSVLRSAYVRVVTDDGGGAVRALNHFNKHAKGELVRMLAEQRPRIRSRSGFAAWAGDAGVRIGDGADGELLLFA